A window of Streptomyces armeniacus contains these coding sequences:
- a CDS encoding VOC family protein, producing MVSVLQNVAIDCADAYELARFWAEVTGCPLHPEDGPGDPEIDVMLPEGPLLHFNQVPEPKTAKNRIHLCLRPKTSREEEVKRLLGLGAVFVSDRREPDGAGWAVLADPEGNEFCVLRSESDRAAMSS from the coding sequence ATGGTCTCGGTGTTGCAGAACGTGGCGATCGACTGTGCGGATGCCTATGAGCTGGCACGGTTCTGGGCCGAGGTGACCGGTTGTCCGCTGCATCCAGAGGACGGACCTGGCGACCCGGAGATTGACGTGATGCTGCCGGAGGGCCCGCTGCTGCACTTCAACCAGGTGCCGGAACCGAAGACAGCCAAGAACCGGATCCACCTGTGCCTGCGCCCGAAGACCTCGCGCGAGGAGGAGGTCAAGCGACTGCTGGGCCTCGGTGCCGTCTTCGTCAGCGATCGCCGGGAACCCGATGGCGCAGGCTGGGCCGTCCTCGCAGACCCTGAAGGCAACGAGTTCTGTGTTCTTCGCAGTGAGTCCGACCGCGCTGCGATGTCTTCTTGA
- a CDS encoding VOC family protein, which yields MNFVSVRIITDDVARLVAFYERATGTTASWANEDFAELRHASATLAIGSTRTVPLFAPGSARPAANRSAILEFLVDDVDSVYENLTDWVGEFVTEPTTLPWGNRSLLFRDPDGNLVNFFTPVTPDAVAKFARQG from the coding sequence ATGAACTTCGTCTCTGTCCGCATCATCACCGACGACGTCGCCCGCCTCGTCGCCTTCTACGAGCGGGCCACCGGCACGACCGCCAGCTGGGCCAACGAGGACTTCGCCGAGCTCAGGCACGCCTCGGCCACCCTCGCGATCGGCAGCACCCGTACGGTCCCGCTGTTCGCGCCCGGCTCCGCCCGCCCGGCCGCCAACCGGAGCGCCATCCTGGAGTTCCTGGTCGACGACGTGGACAGCGTGTACGAGAACCTGACCGACTGGGTCGGGGAGTTCGTCACCGAGCCCACCACCCTGCCCTGGGGCAACCGCTCGCTCCTGTTCCGCGACCCCGACGGCAACCTCGTGAACTTCTTCACCCCCGTCACGCCGGACGCCGTCGCGAAGTTCGCCCGCCAGGGATAG
- a CDS encoding putative T7SS-secreted protein — translation MGWGPVDDWVEKGTEFAGEVVDEGGELVADGLDKVGWEDGANAVRHAKNAVANRMGADVDEMNLGQTDDPKELIFGSAGKLRSTSRHLTDFKTAFNKVGNGLKGLDPGQWKGAAAESFRNRVDLEPKKWFKAADACEKAAKALEDFAGTVEWAQARAKEAIAKWKAADKATQDAEKAHNAKVDTYNAAADSYNAAVRAGEEPGARPAPPGEFKDPGPGMREEAEEILAGARKQRNEAAERARAAVQSARDAAPPKPSTGEQLASDAAIKGLGLTHFGGGVIKGAAGVLSFARSVNMFDPHNMMNPGDFATNVNAAANGMYQMARDPQGAAENLAKAFQGDPEDFLGQLAPEMLGTKGAGLLKTGARAGRTGLRAHPDGPDGSGRGPESTSNGPTDPVDMATGRMYLPQTDVSLPGALPLQFVRRVESGYGAGRWFGPSWSSTADQRLEVDPEGVVFVTEDGRLLAYPHPAPGVPTLPETGARWPLERTREGGYTVADPDTGVVRHFGPPGDGRDGIALLEQLTDRNGHAVTFEYDEDGTPLALAHSGGHRLEITCTDGRITGLSLAGRQLIRYGYTDGNLTEVVNSSGLPLRFAYDDERRVVSWTDTNDRRYDYVYDNRDRCIAEGGTDGHVQLRIDYGATDPATGHRVTTVTTSQGHVSRYVINNRCQVVAEHDPNGAVIRTEWDPYHRLLSRTDPLGHTVRLTYDGPGSRPATVTRPDGRTSHADFNGLRLPTTTTAADGTVWRHDYDERGNRTSTTDPLGHETRYAYDASGHLAAVTNALGETTHVRCDAAGLPVEITDPAGGTTSYERDAFGRPVALVDQLGAVTRLDWSVEGRLLRRTDPDGAEQSWTYDGEGNCTRHVAANGGVTTYEYTHFDLLAAQTGPDGVRYTFTHDHELRLTQVTNPQGLTWQYVYDPAGRLVSETDFDARTLTYAYDAAGQLTARTNPLGETVSFTRDALGRIVRKDAGGQVTTFAYDPAGRLTEAAGPDSRLVWQRDRLGRVKTELADGRVLTHTYDALGRRTRRVTPSGAVSTFAYDEAGNRTALTASGRTLDFTHDAAGRETGRRVGGQLSLTQLWDPAGRLTEQTVLGPSSERVQHRTYTYRPDGHLVAMADRLAGSRTYDLDAAGRVTAVHAAGWSETYAYDEAGNQTRAHWPDDHPAPEARGPRTYTGTRINGAGRVHYDHDAAGRVTLRRKTRLSRKPDTWHYTWNTEDQLTAVTTPDGTTWRYAYDPLGRRTSKQRLTATGEVAERVDFTWDGPTLIEQTTASATGDLPHPVTLTWDHDGLTPLTQTERLTDAATQTEIDSRFFAIVTDLVGTPTELVDEHGDIAWHTRTTLWGSTTWNRDANTYTPLRFPGQYHDPETGLHYNFHRYYDPTTARYTTPDPLSLIHLSPRPRSLRFPSPPLSFA, via the coding sequence ATGGGCTGGGGGCCGGTCGACGACTGGGTGGAGAAGGGCACCGAGTTCGCCGGTGAGGTCGTGGACGAGGGCGGCGAGCTGGTCGCCGACGGCCTGGACAAGGTGGGCTGGGAGGACGGCGCGAACGCGGTCCGGCACGCCAAGAACGCGGTCGCCAACCGGATGGGCGCCGACGTCGACGAGATGAATCTCGGCCAGACCGACGACCCAAAGGAACTGATCTTCGGCAGCGCGGGCAAGCTGCGCTCCACGAGCAGGCATCTGACGGACTTCAAAACGGCGTTCAACAAGGTCGGCAACGGACTGAAGGGCCTCGACCCCGGCCAGTGGAAGGGAGCGGCGGCGGAGTCGTTCCGGAACCGGGTTGACCTGGAGCCGAAGAAGTGGTTCAAGGCGGCTGACGCGTGCGAGAAGGCCGCGAAGGCGCTGGAGGACTTCGCCGGGACGGTGGAGTGGGCGCAGGCACGCGCCAAGGAGGCCATCGCGAAGTGGAAGGCGGCCGACAAGGCGACCCAGGACGCGGAGAAGGCGCACAACGCGAAGGTCGACACGTACAACGCGGCGGCGGACTCGTACAACGCGGCCGTACGGGCGGGGGAGGAGCCGGGCGCCCGGCCGGCGCCGCCGGGGGAGTTCAAGGACCCGGGGCCCGGGATGCGCGAGGAGGCCGAGGAGATCCTCGCGGGCGCCCGCAAGCAGCGTAACGAGGCGGCCGAACGGGCGCGGGCGGCCGTGCAGTCGGCGCGGGACGCGGCGCCGCCGAAGCCGTCGACGGGGGAGCAGCTCGCGAGCGACGCGGCGATCAAGGGCCTGGGCCTGACGCACTTCGGCGGCGGGGTGATCAAGGGCGCGGCGGGGGTGCTGTCGTTCGCGCGCAGCGTGAACATGTTCGACCCGCACAACATGATGAACCCGGGCGACTTCGCGACCAACGTCAACGCCGCCGCCAACGGCATGTACCAGATGGCCCGTGACCCGCAGGGCGCCGCCGAGAACCTGGCCAAGGCGTTCCAGGGCGACCCGGAGGACTTCCTGGGGCAGCTGGCACCGGAGATGCTGGGCACGAAGGGCGCGGGCCTGCTCAAGACGGGCGCACGCGCGGGCCGTACGGGCCTGCGGGCCCACCCGGACGGGCCGGACGGCAGCGGTCGCGGCCCGGAGTCCACCTCGAACGGCCCGACCGACCCCGTCGACATGGCGACGGGCCGGATGTATCTGCCGCAGACGGACGTGTCGCTGCCGGGCGCGCTGCCGCTGCAGTTCGTACGGCGGGTGGAGTCCGGGTACGGGGCGGGGCGCTGGTTCGGGCCGTCCTGGTCCAGTACGGCGGACCAGCGCCTGGAGGTGGACCCGGAGGGCGTCGTCTTCGTCACCGAGGACGGCCGCCTGCTGGCGTACCCGCACCCGGCGCCGGGCGTGCCGACGCTGCCGGAGACGGGCGCGCGGTGGCCGCTGGAGCGTACGCGCGAGGGCGGGTACACGGTCGCCGACCCGGACACCGGCGTCGTACGGCACTTCGGGCCGCCGGGCGACGGGCGCGACGGCATCGCGCTGCTGGAGCAGCTCACCGACCGCAACGGGCACGCGGTCACCTTCGAGTACGACGAGGACGGCACCCCGCTGGCGCTGGCGCACAGCGGCGGCCACCGCCTGGAGATCACCTGTACGGACGGCCGCATCACGGGCCTGTCGCTGGCCGGCCGGCAGCTGATCCGCTACGGCTACACCGACGGCAACCTCACCGAGGTCGTCAACTCCTCAGGACTGCCGCTGCGTTTCGCGTACGACGACGAGCGCCGCGTCGTCTCCTGGACGGACACCAACGACCGCCGCTACGACTACGTCTACGACAACCGCGACCGCTGCATCGCCGAGGGCGGCACGGACGGCCACGTCCAGCTGCGCATCGACTACGGCGCCACCGACCCCGCCACCGGCCACCGCGTCACGACGGTCACCACGTCACAGGGCCACGTCAGCCGCTACGTCATCAACAACCGCTGCCAGGTGGTCGCCGAGCACGACCCCAACGGCGCGGTCATCCGTACGGAATGGGACCCCTACCACCGCCTCCTGTCCCGTACGGACCCGCTGGGGCACACGGTCCGCCTCACGTACGACGGCCCCGGCTCCCGCCCGGCCACGGTCACCCGCCCGGACGGGCGCACCTCGCACGCCGACTTCAACGGCCTGCGCCTGCCGACCACCACCACGGCCGCGGACGGCACCGTGTGGCGCCACGACTACGACGAACGCGGCAACCGCACCTCCACCACCGACCCGCTCGGCCACGAGACGCGGTACGCGTACGACGCCAGCGGCCACCTCGCCGCCGTCACCAACGCGCTGGGCGAGACCACGCACGTACGGTGCGACGCGGCCGGCCTCCCCGTCGAGATCACCGACCCGGCCGGCGGGACCACCTCGTACGAGCGGGACGCGTTCGGCCGCCCCGTCGCCCTCGTGGACCAGCTGGGCGCGGTCACGCGCCTGGACTGGTCGGTCGAGGGCCGCCTGCTGCGGCGGACCGACCCGGACGGCGCCGAGCAGAGCTGGACGTACGACGGTGAGGGCAACTGCACGCGCCACGTGGCCGCGAACGGCGGCGTCACCACGTACGAGTACACGCACTTCGACCTGCTCGCCGCCCAGACCGGGCCCGACGGCGTCCGCTACACCTTCACGCACGACCATGAACTGCGGCTCACCCAGGTCACCAACCCGCAGGGGCTGACCTGGCAGTACGTCTACGACCCGGCGGGCCGCCTCGTCTCCGAGACGGACTTCGACGCGCGCACGCTGACGTACGCCTACGACGCGGCCGGCCAGCTGACCGCCCGCACCAACCCGTTGGGCGAGACGGTCTCCTTCACGCGCGACGCGCTCGGCCGGATCGTACGGAAGGACGCCGGCGGGCAGGTCACCACATTCGCGTACGACCCGGCGGGCCGCCTCACCGAAGCCGCCGGGCCGGACTCCCGACTCGTCTGGCAGCGCGACAGGCTGGGCCGCGTCAAGACGGAACTGGCCGACGGCCGCGTCCTCACGCACACGTACGACGCGCTGGGCCGCCGTACGCGCAGGGTGACGCCGTCGGGCGCGGTCTCCACCTTCGCGTACGACGAGGCGGGCAACCGTACGGCGCTCACCGCCTCCGGCCGCACCCTGGACTTCACGCACGACGCGGCGGGGCGGGAGACGGGGCGCCGGGTCGGCGGGCAGCTGTCGCTGACCCAACTCTGGGACCCGGCAGGCCGGTTGACGGAGCAGACCGTGCTCGGTCCCTCGTCCGAGCGGGTCCAGCACCGCACGTACACCTACCGGCCCGACGGCCACCTTGTCGCCATGGCGGACCGGCTCGCCGGCTCCCGCACGTACGACCTGGACGCGGCCGGGCGCGTCACGGCGGTGCACGCGGCGGGCTGGAGCGAGACGTACGCGTACGACGAGGCGGGCAACCAGACCCGGGCCCACTGGCCCGACGACCACCCCGCCCCGGAGGCCCGCGGCCCGCGCACGTACACCGGCACACGCATCAACGGCGCGGGCCGCGTCCACTACGACCACGACGCCGCGGGCCGCGTCACCCTCCGCCGCAAGACCCGCCTCTCCCGCAAACCCGACACGTGGCACTACACCTGGAACACCGAGGACCAGCTCACCGCCGTCACCACCCCGGACGGCACGACCTGGCGCTACGCGTACGACCCACTGGGCCGCCGCACCTCCAAACAGCGCCTCACCGCCACCGGCGAGGTCGCCGAACGGGTGGACTTCACCTGGGACGGCCCCACCCTGATCGAACAGACCACGGCCTCGGCCACCGGGGACCTGCCCCACCCGGTCACCCTCACCTGGGACCACGACGGCCTGACCCCGCTCACCCAGACGGAACGCCTCACGGACGCCGCCACCCAGACCGAGATCGACTCGCGCTTCTTCGCCATCGTCACCGACCTGGTCGGCACCCCCACCGAACTGGTCGACGAGCACGGCGACATCGCCTGGCACACCCGTACCACCCTGTGGGGCTCCACGACCTGGAACCGCGACGCCAACACCTACACCCCACTCCGCTTCCCGGGCCAGTACCACGACCCGGAAACGGGCCTGCACTACAACTTCCACCGCTACTACGACCCCACCACGGCCCGCTACACCACCCCCGACCCCCTCTCTCTTATCCACCTCTCCCCCCGACCACGAAGCCTCAGGTTTCCATCGCCACCGTTGTCGTTCGCTTAA
- a CDS encoding DUF397 domain-containing protein: MSSDLTWFKSSYSGPEGGDCLEVAVSWRKSSHSGSDGGDCVEVGWHKATHSGPDGGNCVEVDACPGTVHVRDSKNATGPQLAVTPHAWASFVGYASHRRP, encoded by the coding sequence ATGAGCAGCGACCTGACCTGGTTCAAGAGCAGCTACAGCGGCCCCGAGGGCGGCGACTGCCTCGAAGTCGCCGTCTCCTGGCGCAAGTCGAGCCACAGCGGCTCGGACGGCGGAGACTGCGTCGAGGTCGGATGGCACAAAGCAACCCACAGCGGCCCGGACGGCGGGAACTGCGTCGAGGTCGACGCCTGCCCCGGCACCGTCCACGTACGGGACTCGAAGAACGCCACCGGCCCCCAACTCGCCGTCACCCCCCACGCCTGGGCCTCCTTCGTCGGCTACGCCTCACACCGCCGCCCCTGA
- a CDS encoding GNAT family N-acetyltransferase: MTIAVRPASIFEDVRTLVGPKSPGANVCWCLSYRIPSKLNNELRGPARGEYVAELCRAEPPPGVLAYDGDEPVGWAAVAPRSDTSFAHSRKIPHVDDLPVWSLWCIRVRPGHRKKGISHALIAGAVDFARTHGAPAVEAYPIDNGGAKIDLTMAYAGLRKNFERAGFVHAADTTSVLAGHPRVLMRLDLR; this comes from the coding sequence ATGACCATCGCAGTCCGCCCGGCATCGATCTTCGAGGACGTCCGGACCCTGGTCGGTCCCAAGTCGCCTGGGGCCAACGTCTGCTGGTGCCTGAGCTACCGCATCCCGTCCAAGCTCAACAACGAGCTCCGCGGACCCGCCCGCGGCGAGTACGTCGCCGAGCTGTGCCGTGCCGAGCCCCCGCCGGGAGTGCTCGCCTACGACGGCGACGAGCCGGTCGGCTGGGCCGCCGTGGCGCCCCGCTCGGACACCTCCTTCGCGCACAGCCGGAAGATCCCGCACGTCGACGACCTGCCGGTCTGGTCGCTGTGGTGCATCCGCGTACGCCCCGGTCACCGCAAGAAGGGGATCTCGCACGCCCTGATCGCCGGCGCGGTCGACTTCGCCCGCACCCACGGAGCCCCGGCGGTCGAGGCGTACCCGATCGACAACGGTGGCGCCAAGATCGACCTCACGATGGCGTACGCCGGGCTGCGGAAGAACTTCGAGCGCGCCGGATTCGTCCACGCCGCCGACACCACCTCGGTGCTCGCCGGTCACCCCCGCGTCCTGATGCGGCTCGACCTGCGCTGA
- a CDS encoding helix-turn-helix domain-containing protein has protein sequence MGRQPKQRQKQQNDDRPEAWRCYGRLVKLFREQAGLTQPDLAKAVGYSYEQTSSIEQGRRPAKAVFTETADRVLSARGALLALQEEVELAKLPRFFQDFAKIEIEAVSRFAYEPQLVPGLLQTEEYARAVFNGHVPQLEPEVFEQHLEARMERQKLLTRTPKVQFSFVLWEPVLRNPVGGVAVLKQQLRHLLKLTELPNVEVQVVSESSGMHPGNSGPMVLLETAEHRQVGYLESQGIGSVITDPATVSAFGLRYGKLRSRALNIEESARLIEHAAGA, from the coding sequence ATGGGCCGCCAGCCGAAGCAGAGGCAGAAGCAGCAGAACGACGACCGGCCCGAGGCGTGGCGCTGCTACGGCCGCCTGGTCAAACTCTTCCGCGAACAGGCCGGGTTGACACAACCCGACCTCGCGAAGGCCGTCGGCTACTCGTACGAGCAGACGTCCTCCATCGAGCAGGGCCGCCGCCCCGCCAAGGCGGTCTTCACGGAGACGGCGGACCGGGTGCTCAGCGCACGCGGGGCGCTGCTGGCACTCCAGGAGGAAGTGGAACTGGCCAAACTGCCGCGCTTCTTCCAGGACTTCGCGAAGATCGAGATCGAAGCGGTCAGCCGTTTCGCCTACGAACCCCAACTCGTACCAGGGCTCCTCCAGACCGAGGAGTACGCGCGGGCCGTCTTCAACGGGCACGTGCCACAGCTGGAACCCGAGGTCTTCGAGCAGCACCTTGAGGCGCGGATGGAACGGCAGAAGCTGCTGACGCGGACGCCGAAGGTGCAGTTCTCGTTCGTGCTGTGGGAACCGGTGCTGCGTAATCCGGTGGGTGGAGTGGCGGTGCTCAAGCAGCAGTTGAGGCACTTGCTGAAGCTCACGGAGTTGCCGAACGTCGAGGTCCAGGTCGTGTCGGAGAGCAGCGGCATGCATCCGGGGAACAGCGGTCCCATGGTGCTCCTGGAGACCGCTGAACACCGTCAAGTCGGGTACCTGGAGTCGCAGGGCATTGGCTCAGTGATCACCGATCCAGCCACGGTCAGCGCCTTCGGATTGCGGTATGGCAAGCTGCGCTCGCGTGCCCTCAATATTGAGGAGTCCGCACGTCTGATCGAGCATGCAGCGGGAGCGTAA
- a CDS encoding SDR family oxidoreductase, translated as MYKRQAPDRTSPRTWFVTGASRGLGREFTRAALERGDRVAAAARTTHTLDALAEEYAATGSLLLLPLDVTDRATVRTAVGEATAHFGGLDIVVNNAGIMSLGMVEEFTEAEAREVLDTNFFGALWVSQAALPHLRAQGSGHIVQISSIGALGGFPSTSLYSASKFALEGMSESLAMEAAAFGVQVTIVEPGGYWTDLYASMRTAAPLDAYGPLRAELEKQWADGSVDSPPRLAAEALLKLVDSDDPPLRLLLGSMVYDLAFDVSRQRMDVWASWEEVSRAAENPVPAPAPAPAPAPAPAPAPAPAPAPADAVPAPPLGE; from the coding sequence GTGTATAAGAGACAGGCCCCGGACCGTACGAGCCCCCGCACCTGGTTCGTCACCGGTGCCAGCCGCGGCCTCGGCCGCGAGTTCACCAGGGCCGCCCTGGAACGCGGCGACCGCGTGGCCGCCGCCGCCCGCACCACACACACGCTCGATGCCCTCGCCGAGGAGTACGCCGCCACCGGCAGCCTGCTCCTCCTGCCCCTCGACGTCACGGACCGCGCAACCGTCCGGACCGCCGTAGGGGAGGCCACGGCGCACTTCGGCGGCCTGGACATCGTCGTCAACAACGCGGGGATCATGTCCCTCGGCATGGTCGAGGAGTTCACCGAGGCCGAGGCCCGCGAAGTGCTCGACACGAACTTCTTCGGCGCCCTCTGGGTCAGCCAGGCCGCCCTCCCGCACCTGCGCGCCCAGGGCAGCGGCCACATCGTGCAGATATCCAGCATCGGCGCGCTCGGCGGCTTCCCGAGCACGTCGCTGTACAGCGCGAGCAAGTTCGCCCTGGAGGGCATGAGCGAGTCGCTGGCCATGGAGGCGGCCGCGTTCGGCGTGCAGGTCACCATCGTCGAACCCGGCGGGTACTGGACCGACCTCTACGCGAGCATGCGCACGGCCGCCCCGCTCGACGCGTACGGGCCCCTCCGCGCCGAGTTGGAGAAGCAGTGGGCGGACGGCTCCGTCGACAGCCCGCCCCGGCTCGCAGCCGAGGCCCTGCTGAAGCTGGTCGACAGCGACGACCCGCCGCTGCGGCTGCTGCTCGGCAGCATGGTCTACGACCTGGCCTTCGACGTGTCCCGGCAGCGGATGGACGTATGGGCGTCCTGGGAGGAGGTCAGCCGCGCGGCCGAGAACCCGGTCCCGGCCCCGGCCCCGGCTCCCGCTCCGGCCCCGGCTCCCGCTCCGGCCCCGGCTCCCGCTCCGGCCCCGGCGGACGCCGTACCCGCGCCGCCCCTCGGGGAGTGA
- a CDS encoding suppressor of fused domain protein yields MSDDDRFEGLAEHVVRHLGPATKRWDPPGDDPGYGVTLHYPEKRPLPVVSAVTNGLRFQPIRAPKPSELLCTLQTGQEQEALHLVDGAAQYLLRQDPSPLAVHGHLVAGDDPLVPETNVRGLLFAVSPVFPDVSVFLGPDGEPAVQYLALLPLTGSDLQFLTEDDKGHDRQDRLWERWRANKAEFWDIRRPD; encoded by the coding sequence ATGAGTGACGACGATCGGTTCGAGGGCCTGGCGGAGCATGTCGTACGGCATCTGGGGCCCGCGACCAAGCGGTGGGACCCGCCCGGCGACGATCCCGGGTACGGGGTGACGCTGCACTACCCGGAGAAGCGCCCGCTGCCCGTGGTGTCCGCGGTCACCAACGGCCTGCGGTTCCAGCCGATCCGCGCGCCGAAGCCCTCCGAACTCCTCTGCACGCTGCAGACCGGCCAGGAACAGGAAGCGCTGCACCTGGTGGACGGAGCGGCCCAGTACCTGCTCCGCCAGGACCCGTCGCCGCTCGCCGTCCACGGCCACCTGGTGGCCGGTGACGACCCGCTGGTGCCGGAGACGAACGTACGCGGGCTGCTGTTCGCGGTGAGCCCCGTGTTCCCCGACGTGTCGGTCTTCCTCGGCCCGGACGGCGAACCGGCGGTGCAGTACCTCGCGTTGCTGCCGCTGACGGGCTCCGATCTGCAGTTCCTGACCGAGGACGACAAGGGCCACGACAGGCAGGACCGGCTCTGGGAGCGCTGGCGCGCGAACAAGGCGGAGTTCTGGGACATCCGCCGCCCCGACTGA
- a CDS encoding ATP-binding protein, which translates to MKSQIPSPGSTRLFCMRFTSTRRGVRLARHLAAERLDAWGLPYDCALTRDAELVVGELCANAVRHGCVSGRDFELRVTVLEDALRIEVSDARDERYPPPTAQAPDEGAESGYGLYLVAALALRWGASARDPIGKTVWADLRYP; encoded by the coding sequence GTGAAGTCACAGATTCCCTCCCCAGGGTCCACCCGGCTGTTCTGCATGCGGTTCACCTCCACCCGCCGGGGTGTCCGCCTCGCCCGCCACCTTGCCGCCGAGCGGCTCGACGCGTGGGGGCTCCCGTACGACTGCGCGCTGACGCGTGACGCGGAACTGGTCGTCGGCGAGCTGTGTGCGAACGCCGTACGCCACGGCTGCGTCTCCGGCCGGGACTTCGAGCTGCGGGTCACCGTCCTGGAGGACGCCCTGCGTATCGAGGTGTCCGACGCGCGCGACGAGCGTTATCCGCCGCCGACGGCGCAAGCGCCGGACGAGGGCGCCGAGTCGGGCTACGGCCTGTACCTCGTCGCCGCGCTCGCCCTGCGCTGGGGCGCGTCCGCCCGCGACCCGATCGGCAAGACGGTCTGGGCGGACCTCCGCTATCCCTAG